A window of Macrobrachium rosenbergii isolate ZJJX-2024 chromosome 15, ASM4041242v1, whole genome shotgun sequence contains these coding sequences:
- the LOC136846300 gene encoding uncharacterized protein, whose protein sequence is MATNIGNIEPFEEGEDFNAWCERFDCFLHLNKITAESECRAAFLTLVGKSSYNLIRDLVSPEVPTAKSYHQLKEILTNHFEPKKNKSAERFKFHRYYQKEGESIAAYVAELKKGAKNCIFGSYLEEALCDQFVVGISSEKIRVKLLAENDLNFKKAVGIACSMEMAELHSRNMQQGIAENCSVYKVKTKCWRCNRSSHKPNDCKFRHLKCFSCGRVEHTRSACRSSSDGVVHQNRKVNAVSDSCVEDDVRLTAAEFSLQDTADLDAGVLQVACINRVSPPPIRLYPVVNNVKICMELDTGAAVSILSANELRRLPGIKIRPCETTLTTYTGGCVAVVGEAEVKVQYGGYCGILPIIVTNSNNVSLFGRDWLTVIQIDWVNISKSSKHVSNSCSLELDHILAKNEEVFRDDLGSFRGVKAKSKLKENTSTKFFKPRSFPYALKEKVTQKLNSMVENGVLEPINCSEWASPLVIVPKPNNDIRLCADFKVTINKHIEVDSYPLPKLSDIFASLNGGTIFSKLDLSRAYEQLEVDESSRYLLTINTHLGLFRFKRLPYGVASAVAIFQMEMEKLLGGIPGVVVYLDDILICGRTPGLVNYYGRFIKNLSTIVSPLNKLLRANEKWLWTAECDNSFKNLKAILADAPVLAHYDVKTPVKLECDASSVGIGAVLTHIFPNGEERPIAYAARSLSASERNYSQIDKEALSFVYGVKYFHDAKVKKVFEVIGASGNISSVRRLGQRNATEGSRRRRPILVTVESRMIRDGILERAKELKQRDKVYKKIFIKRDVHPSVRAEWRRLYEAEKREKERPENVGCNIVFNAKERKVYKDGVVIDKWGLLGF, encoded by the exons ATGGCTACTAATATCGGCAACATTGAACCTTTTGAAGAGGGAGAAGACTTCAATGCATGGTGTGAGCGTTTTGACTGCTTCCTGCACTTGAACAAGATTACGGCAGAGAGTGAGTGTCGAGCTGCGTTTCTGACTTTGGTTGGGAAGTCGTCTTATAACCTCATCCGTGATCTGGTTTCTCCAGAGGTGCCTACTGCCAAGAGCTATCATcagttgaaagaaattttgactAACCATTTTGAACCCAAGAAAAACAAGTCTGCTGAGAGGTTCAAATTTCACCGGTACTACCAGAAGGAGGGAGAAAGTATAGCTGCTTATGTTGCTGAACTGAAGAAAGGAGCCAAGAATTGCATATTTGGCAGCTACCTGGAAGAAGCTCTTTGTGATCAGTTTGTTGTTGGGATCTCTTCCGAGAAAATTAGAGTTAAATTGTTGGctgaaaatgatttaaattttaagaaagcaGTTGGTATTGCATGCAGTATGGAGATGGCTGAGCTCCACTCGAGGAATATGCAGCAGGGAATTGCCGAGAATTGCAGTGTATATAAAGTCAAGACTAAGTGTTGGCGATGCAACAGAAGTTCTCACAAGCCTAACGACTGTAAGTTTCGACATTTGAAATGCTTTTCATGCGGTCGAGTGGAACACACAAGATCAGCCTGTCGCAGTTCTTCGGATGGAGTTGTGCACCAAAACAGGAAAGTAAATGCTGTTTCAGATAGCTGTGTCGAGGATGATGTTCGGTTGACGGCAGCAGAGTTTAGTCTTCAGGATACAGCGGATTTGGATGCGGGGGTCCTTCAAGTCGCTTGTATAAATAGGGTGTCTCCACCACCCATTAGATTGTACCCTGTTGTTAATAATGTCAAAATCTGTATGGAGTTGGATACTGGAGCCGCagtttctattctttctgcaaaTGAACTAAGGAGACTTCCAGGTATCAAGATTCGGCCTTGTGAGACTACCTTGACTACCTACACCGGCGGCTGTGTTGCAGTTGTTGGAGAAGCGGAAGTTAAAGTTCAGTATGGTGGCTATTGTGGTATTTTGCCAATTATTGTTACTAATTCTAATAATGTATCCTTGTTTGGTCGGGACTGGTTAACTGTAATTCAGATTGATTGGGTTAATATTTCCAAGTCAAGTAAACATGTTTCAAATTCTTGTAGTTTAGAATTGGATCATATTCTAGCTAAAAATGAGGAGGTTTTTAGGGATGATCTGGGAAGTTTCAGAGGTGTAAAAGCGAAAAGTAAGTTGAAGGAAAATACaagtacaaaattttttaaacctAGATCCTTTCCTTATGCCTTGAAGGAAAAAGTTACTCAGAAACTAAATAGTATGGTAGAAAATGGGGTGTTGGAACCAATAAACTGCAGTGAGTGGGCCTCTCCTCTTGTTATTGTACCGAAGCCAAATAATGATATAAGGTTATGTGCTGATTTTAAAGTTACTATTAATAAGCATATAGAGGTTGACTCTTATCCATTGCCAAAACTATCAGACATTTTTGCTAGTTTAAACGGAGggactattttttcaaaattggaTCTTTCAAGAGCTTATGAGCAATTGGAAGTAGATGAAAGTAGCAGATatctattaacaataaatacacattTGGGATTGTTCCGTTTTAAACGTCTGCCATATGGAGTAGCATCAGCTGTTGCTATTTTtcagatggaaatggaaaaattactgGGAGGTATTCCAGGTGTAGTGGTGTATTTGgatgatattttgatttgtgGTCGCACTCCAG GATTAGTAAATTATTATGGTCGGTTTATAAAGAACCTTTCAACGATAGTAAGTCCCTTAAATAAGCTTCTTAGAGCTAATGAGAAGTGGTTATGGACAGCAGAGtgtgataattcttttaaaaatctcaaGGCAATTTTAGCTGATGCACCCGTGTTAGCTCATTATGATGTAAAAACCCCTGTGAAATTAGAATGCGATGCTTCATCTGTTGGTATAGGGGCCGTGTTAACACACATATTTCCTAATGGGGAGGAGCGTCCCATAGCTTATGCAGCACGATCTCTTAGTGCTTCTGAGAGGAATTATTCTCAAATAGACAAGGAGGCCCTTTCTTTTGTATATGGTGTCAAATATTTTCACGATGCTAAAGTTAAGAAGGTTTTTGAAGTAATAGGTGCATCTGGCAACATCTCATCCGTTCGACGGCTTGGTCAAAGGAACGCGACCGAAGGATCTCGAAGGCGTCGCCCAATCCTGGTCACTGTAGAATCGAGAATGATTCGAGATGGAATACTGGAGAGAGCAAAGGAGCTAAAGCAGCGTGACAAAGtctacaagaaaatattcatcaaGAGAGATGTGCACCCAAGTGTGCGAGCGGAATGGAGGAGGTTATATGaagcagaaaagagagaaaaggaacgtCCAGAAAACGTTGGATGTAACATTGTATTTAATGCTAAGGAACGCAAGGTGTATAAAGATGGGGTTGTTATTGATAAATGGGGATTGTTGGGTTTTTAA